Proteins from a single region of Cannabis sativa mitochondrion, complete genome:
- the nad6 gene encoding NADH dehydrogenase subunit 6 codes for MILSVLSSPALVSGLMVARAKNPVHSVLFPIPVFRDTSGLLILLGLDFFAMIFPVVHIGAIAVSFLFVVMMFHIQIAEIHEEVLRYLPVSGIIGLIFWWEMFFILDNETIPLLPTQRNTTSLRYTVYAGKVRSWTNLETLGNLLYTYYFVWFLVPSLILLVAMIGAIVLTMHRTTKVKRQDVFRRNAIDFRRTIMRRTTDPLTIY; via the coding sequence ATGATACTTTCAGTTTTGTCGAGCCCAGCTTTGGTCTCTGGTTTGATGGTTGCACGTGCTAAAAATCCGGTACATTCCGTTTTGTTTCCCATTCCAGTCTTTCGCGACACTTCAGGTTTACTTATTTTGTTAGGTCTCGACTTCTTCGCTATGATCTTCCCAGTAGTTCATATAGGCGCTATAGCCGTTTCATTCCTTTTCGTTGTTATGATGTTCCATATTCAAATAGCGGAGATTCACGAAGAAGTATTGCGCTATTTACCAGTGAGTGGTATTATTGGACTGATCTTTTGGTGGGAAATGTTCTTCATTTTAGATAATGAAACCATTCCATTACTACCAACCCAAAGAAATACGACCTCTCTGAGATATACGGTTTATGCCGGAAAGGTACGAAGTTGGACTAATTTGGAAACATTGGGCAATTTACTTTATACCTACTATTTCGTCTGGTTTTTGGTTCCTAGTCTTATTTTATTAGTAGCCATGATTGGGGCTATAGTACTGACTATGCATAGGACTACTAAGGTGAAAAGACAGGATGTATTCCGACGAAATGCTATTGATTTTAGGAGGACTATAATGAGGAGGACGACAGACCCACTCACGATCTACTAA